The Labeo rohita strain BAU-BD-2019 chromosome 22, IGBB_LRoh.1.0, whole genome shotgun sequence genomic sequence ATAGGAACTGGCTCCAGAAATAAATTCTGCAGTACTCCAAATGTGTACCTGATTTTAGGAGTTCAGGTTTAGTCCATATATCAGTCTCAGCAACATGTTTTTTCATAGGGTTTACTGCTAAGGTCCTGAAGAACTTTATCTTCCAACACTCCAGCATCTGCTGTGCTGTCTTCAATGTCTGCACCTTCAAATCGTATGACATAGATTCCCATGATTCCTCTGGATCACCTCCTGAGTGCTGCCAACGTCTGTATCCTAGAGAGGATATTTAAAAGAATGGAGTACTCAAATTATTGCGTATTAAATTTACCTTAGCATTTATCATCCTTgaaaataccaataaataaataaattaataaataaaacaacgtACCATATACTCCATAATAACACTGCTAGTGTCTTCATTTGGGTACTTCAACGTCATTAGTCTAAAGATGCAGACATGAGATTTAgcctttacatttttctaaaaaaaaaaaaacatttgaaaaatgtcattattattctGTCTGATCATTTCCTTACGGGAAATACAGGCAAGCAGTTCAGATGTAACTCTAACTAACattacagtggaaaatgaaactatAATAGTACTGGACCAGATCAGCACAGAAAGTCACTGTCCTGCAGACTTTAGCAATATTCCCaactaaagggatagttcacccaaaaatgaaaattttgtcattaattactcaccctcatgtcgttccaaacccacaagaccttcattcatcttcagaacacaaataaagatatttttgatgaaatctgagagctttctgacccagcatagacagtaatgcaactgaaatgctcCCAGACCCAGAAACGTTGTAAGGACACCagtaaaacagtgtaaaaatcagtggttcaaccataattttacaaagcagtgagaatactttttgtgtgcaaagaaaacaaaaatattgactattcaacaattcttctccaaACTGCGTCTTCTGCCATTATTGAGATTCTGTGTGTGATTCTGCTGACGTAGAACATGCATGCGCTGGGCCGGCAAAATACGTGAtttggaggagaagaattgttgaataaagtagttatttttgttttctttacccataaaaagtattcttgtagctttgtaaaattatggttgaaccactgatgtcacatggactattatatcaaagtccttactacatttcggGGCTTGGGaatatttcagttgtgttgatgtctatgtagggtcagaaagctctctgatattatcaaaaatatcttaatttgtattttgaagatgaacgaaggtcttacaggtttgctaATCAAAGTTTACTAAAAGTTCCAGGCAGgggtgttggagctaaactccagAACACTGTCTCTCCAAGAGCAGGTTTGACACGCCTGCCTTGCTTtagaatgtattgtttttgggAAGCTAATGTATTTGCAATATCTGTCAGTTTACGGTAAtaccatatttttatatttactatattaataaCCCAATTCTTATTATATCTGTTAATGCCTATGACCATAACCCTAAAACTCAGTGGCTGGTGAGacaatgttttaaaggggtcatctgatccaaaactcacttttacatgttgtttgaacacaTATGCATGTTGGCAgtatgtgtacacaaccaccctatgatgataaaaatccacccagtggtattttttaatcattataagtaatatgccctttttcaaatcaggtcattctcagcttctagttggtgtgacgtcacaccgatcaaggctgctcccacaatagttgatttacATTCTTACCGTCTTATCTTAGACCTGCCCTAAATGAGCCGAGTGAGAGCTGAGAACAGTCTGACCAccattactgtatttaaaggaacatgcaacagaatggcccactctgaaaagggctgattttgatatggtaaaatgggtgttttttacactaccactgagaaattttaacaaaagtatgctatggacttctcattaagactctaaagaatcatatcaacagcatctgatgacccctttaacatgattaaaaaagtttttgttgagTGTAGCTGTTCTTACCTGTGTAGTGGGGACCAAGAGGGTTTAATGCTTTGTCCAAGGACTCCTCTTCGGTTTGCAATCATCTTCATAAGTTTTGCAGTGTGGATCCACCCATTGGCAAAGACAGTTGACACTAATGGACCTATGGTTATTCTGCCTGTCTCATATTCTGCACAAATCTGTAAACACATGAAGTACAATTTGTTACAAGAGCACCCATATATAGTTTAACAGCAAAGACAAATTCAGTGATCAAAACATTTGTGTGATTACTGTCATGTATATTATTCCAAAAGGGTGGACATGATCTGGAGCatatttaaagtcataaaatgactgtaaaaagcatgatttataGTTCAGGCACagcttttcacaaaaacattaagtttataaaatgataaacatcacatttctgccttcaaaccatttttaagaaaaggaATGAGTCAAAAGTATccattaaatacacacacacacacacacacacacaaacatatacatatacatatgaagagttcatttgcaaaaacaaataaatccgtttttattaatattcataaaacatgtttttattgtgtgtgtgtgtgtgttgttgttttttttgtttgtttgtttgtttgtttttttgtgttttattgtgttagttagctgtatttttgagctattaatattcattcaaaataaaccaaccacagtttgattgatattacttggaatgcagaataattatttaaaaaaaaaaaaaattatctgttcttgcaaattaactcttaatatatacaaatatacacatgaactcttcatacacacacacacacacacacacacacacacaaatacatgcatacataaattTATTAACATATAACATATCAATATATCTTAGTGTCTTACTTGTTTAGATTTCTAGAAGACACATCAGCTTCTTAACCatccaccagttcacatttacaactGCGTGCATTCctctaaaacagaaaatgcaaaatacccttattacttttgtttataAAGGATGAAAAGGCAATACAGCGGTTCACTTACCTTagccaaaactttttttctccgtCAGTAAAGTTGTGACATTCCTTCATTTCGCCAAAATTAGGCAGCGATGAAGAAACCCGTGATCAAATGTATGCTGTTATAAAAACGAATAGcagataaaatgttaaaagtatgCAGCAGTCGAATGTGGCATTATTTGTACTTGCTTTCGTGCTTTAGCTAACGCTAATTTTACTGGGACTTGAGTAGCCTAGAAAGAGCACAGGAAGGTTTTATTTAACTGCCTATATATCATTAATAAGACGGAAAAGCactttgaattttaataattcGCCGCATCCTCTGTTCCACAAGCACACGTACAAATACACTACAGTCCATATGCGCGTTCACATCCCAACCGCACGAAATCATCTATTAACGGCGCAATATACCAGTTAAACTCGTCtgcaaaacaacactaaaagcatactaaaacacttatagaaattaaagtttttgactTAACACAAAGAAGTCTTTAGATTTTCTTACCTGACTGGTACTTCTAGCTCCGACGCCATGATACACCTCCTTCGCGCCGTCTTCGTAAAATGCGTTGGAAACGTCATATCCGGTTTTTTGAACGGCGAAATTAAACTGTTTACGTTAGTTTAACGATTGATAATCAAGTAAAATGGAaacttaaacagtttaaattaatagAGCACAATACACTAGTGTTTTGGTGGGAAAAGAAATATacttgtgttgttttaacaataaatacctGGGTAAAATGAACAGTggcacaaaaccatttttttgagtgtacccCGCTTCCTCAACAAAGGTGCTGCTCCAGGAACATGTCATACTTGGTGAAATCACGTTCACCAATCGGTGGTTCTGTCTCAAGTTTCAACATTCACCTCAGACCTGCGCTGTTGTACCCGGACACTTTTGGTAACGACAATTGTGTGTGAGAACCTTTGCGGAACGCGGACGGTCGAAACATATTTTGGGCTTTAAATGTCATTCACATATTCAAGAAAAGCCGCGACTGCCCGCTGCTTTCTCGGTTATATGTTAGTGTGTTTTGGGAGATATTCGCACGTGTAGCAGGTTTGGGCGCGGCAGGAAGGATGGCAGGTTTGGGGAATCCAGGAAGATGGAACCTATTGGATATGCAGCAGAGCAGAATAATATAACCAATCTCCATTTATCATCATGTTTGAAATCTACACAGCCCTATAAAACATATAGAGGATGCCATTGCTATGTCTTTTCTTATTATTCGTGGACGGTAAGTGGATTTCTGTCTTGgaagttaaaattattttttggtttcattttagCAGAGGTCTACTTTCAGTGTCTAGTACCTTGAAAGTAAATGAAAGGAagacaaaacagtattttacaTGTTCCATTGCTACGTTTGATTGCACgtatacatttttgcattttaatcgGGACTAAAACATGCCAGTAAagattttcttcttcttgttgttcttcttcttattattattattaacaacaataacaataacaataataataattaataattaataaatgcgttattaaaacattaatcttacagttttatatatattttcgtGAAGGTCGCGTGAATGTCGCGGGTTCAAGTCTCAGTATATGCAGGAATTGTCGGCGAGGGTTGTGAATGAACAGCATTGTCTTCCACTTTCAGTAACCACAACCGAGATGCCCCTGAGCAACACACTGAACTCCAGTTGCTCCCTGTGTGCCTCAGAAAAATAGCTGTTCACTACTTGTGTGTACACTTTGATGGGTGAAATGCAgtgcacaaattctgagtatatTTGTGCACTGCATTTCACCCATGCTTGGCCACACAAATTCAGTTCAGGAGTGAAGCAAGTAAGTCACTGAATAAATGTCCCAAAAACACTTCATGTGCACTTGTGGTCTTACGGAATTACAATGGCCGCTGCGTGCGCGTGTCCGTTAAGTTCACCAGACCATATGGTGTCCCATTCCACATTTTAGCGTTCAGAAGGGTGCGAGCGCCCCTTTCGCGGTCGTTATGCGCCCTCGATTCGCACTGAGCCTGCACTGAGATCAAACTCTGCTGTGTTACTcggtgaaaataaataaataaataaaaactttattctactttttttttttttttttttttttttttttgctatatatatatatatatatatatagagagagagagagagagagagagagagagagagagagaattttgtctctaaaatgtaacaaaatattacCGTTTTCTTTACTGAACTTCTGTATGAAAtcaatattacatttgaaatcATGCAGATATTTGGGAAAAACTAGCACCCTTGAGCCACATATGCATTAGTATGTATGTGCCTGGGATACCATGCCCACTGGTTTAACACTAGTGGgccatgtttttaatttaatagtacTTTTCTTTTCATTCACGTTGTGTACAATATAATGCCATATCTGCATGTCTTTTTAGTTAAATCTGTTTACTGAGGATACTAATGTGGTACCAGATTAAGCTATATttataattgtgaatttatgttCTGCAGGTGTGTTTAGTGCAGAAACAAATGAGTCAatgtcagtgatggagggagattccaTCACTCTACACACTAATCTTACTGAAATACAGCACAGTGACACAATACTGTGGCTGTTTGGACCTAAAGACTCTCTCATATCTCAAATAACAAGAAGGGATGATTTGACCTCATTTTTTGTCACCGATGATGTGGAATTCAGAGGCAGATTGCAGGTGGATCAAAATACTGGATCTCTCACCAttagaaacacaagaatcaaaCACTCTGGACAATATAAAGTAACCATCGCTAGGGAAAAGACTACAACCAAGAAATTTAATGTTACTGTAACTGGTGAGTGTATGAGAATACAATCGCAATACTAAGCAATGGTGAATGTGACCGCACAACTCTGCTCCAATTTCTATATAAAGATTCGATACTGCATCAAAGAAGCATTAAAAAATTCCAGCactgatttaatttgtattccagGTGTAGTTGGTGAGACGGGTGGAGTGAAGTCAGTATCAGTGACggagggagattctgtcacgCTACAGAATCATGTTCCTGGAGTACAGAGAGACGATCTGATAGTGTGGAGGTTTGGAGATAAAGGTGTCCTCCTTGCTAAAATCGATGTAGAAACCAAAGAGATCTCATTAAACGATGCTGATGAGAGATTCAAAGGCAGACTTAAGTTggatcagactggatctctgactaTCATGAACACAAGAACTGAACACGCTGGAGTTTATGAGCTACAGATCAGAGGCCGCGAGAGCTCACAGCAATTCCTTGTTTCTGTCAAGGGTGAGTGTTTATAGAGCAAGTCTTTCAAAGTAATGATACAGCTGGGTCAGTGTTTCAAACATACTTTATCAATTTATGGGAATTCTTGGTGTTTGAGTAACAGAactttttattacattgttttaaTTGCATGAAACTCAAAAATCTAATTATGTCACAGTGAACACAAATCTGTACAATGTATATCTTCGGAGCGTGGATTGCTAATCATTCGATTTATATTGGGAATTTGGCACGGCTTTGCAAATCTTTTAATCCAGACCGAATTTCgtagcgggttcgtgaatcatttaattcagatcgggaaTTTGTAGCATGGATcatggatcgcgaatcatttgatgtagatcggaacttcggagcgagtttgtgaatcatttggttCAGATCGGGACTTAAGTGAaacgttctttctttctttttttaacactaGAACCGCCACGGGGTCAATTTTACCCGTAACTGTTATTCAAATGTACATAAcagattttcaataaaacactcAAGTCTCCCAGTCattgacttttactaaaattgtgtaatttaaaatcccctggtgttaaaaagtgtttagaTAATACCAGATCGAAAAACGGAGCATTTATACCTAAAAGCGCCAGCGCGGGTCAAATTTACCCACTATATAATGCGTGTATTTTCGCACTGTCATAATCTTGCCGgttatgtatttacattgtacATTGCTAGGCAGCGCCTTTTACTCACTAAATTAGTGGTTATcagtttcataaacaaagtcAATATGAGTAAAAGAAGGCAGTTTATTGATGCCGAAGAGGTATtagaaacactaaatactaTGATTATTGGAGAGTCTGTTATGCGTCCCGGGTCGGCTCAGCATCTCACGGCTCATCTAACTGCGATctcatatttagatgttttagccTAACGTTACACATATTGTTAAAACtttggattatttatttaatttttgttttgcaatttttttattgtttattgttcgcTACTGTGTTACTATTTATTCTAGTCTGGCCGTTTCCTGATAAAAAAGAAATCCGATCTATGTAATGaatacaaccttttttttttttttttttttttttttttttttgattaccctaaatttatttgtgttgttctcttattcaaattataaattatataagtaaacaaattaattattcattaggTGAAGCTGTGCTCTTGAATTTGTCATCGCATCATCATATGCAGTGTGCGCAAGTTATTATTACACATTGTTGTCTATGGgctatttttgtaatttaaataacatgaattgtcttaatttattgaataatgacAATGAATTCTAATATTACACCACACAATTATGTAGTTACTTCCTTTTAATTCCCTTTGTCAGCGCAGCCTTGTTTATGTTAAATTGGCTGTTATGAAAACGGACTGTAGCCtgcataaaaatctataaacataaaacaacagggcaaaaatataagttgatgactagacaatcattttttttttatgacactaGACACTTCTTTATCAAGGCAGTGgcataatacagtgaaataaacTCTTCTTAAGCCATATCAAAACGCTTGTTTGCGCGTGGGTAAAATTTACCCGCATGGCGGTTTTAGGTATACAGCGACCTCTGGCGGTTCTAATGTTAAATTACACAACAGGAAAGATCAAACCATAAGGCAatacagttataaaaaatagaaagaaagtGTACATCATTTTAGATGTTGTGTCCTTGAATTCACAGCAGCATAAATTTGGAGTGTTTTCAAATCCTCACATTCCCTGTCTCTCTGCAGCTGTTCCTGATCCGGGTTGGTCTCCAGCTGCTATAGTTGGGATAGTGACTGCTGTTTTGTCGTTTCTAACTGCATTTGTAGCTGGTGTTGTGATTTACTATCGCCGCAAGATCTCTGACCTAAAAATGCATGTGGGTGAGTATTAAAGCTGATAcaaacaatgcaaaaacaatGAGTTTTATTAAGCTACAGCataatttaaatgcatgtttcataAAGGTTTTTGCTTGATTAATCATATTGCATATCACAGTATTAGggaaaatgtcagttttacagcAATGAAACGTAATAAGGTAAAATTTAGCTTGCTTTCATGAACACATTTCTATGTGTTGCTGTGACAGTTGAAGAGAAGTCAGTGGCCGATGGAGATTCTGTTACTCTAAAAACTGATACTGAACTACAGAAAGTTGATGAGATACAGTGGTACTATATAGAAGACAACAATCTCATTGCTGAAATCAGTGGAGCGACCAGAACATGTGATGGTGTTGATGGAAGATTCAGAAGCAAACTGGTGCTGGATAAGAAGACTGGAGATCTCACCATCA encodes the following:
- the LOC127154165 gene encoding uncharacterized protein LOC127154165; the protein is MPLLCLFLLFVDGVFSAETNESMSVMEGDSITLHTNLTEIQHSDTILWLFGPKDSLISQITRRDDLTSFFVTDDVEFRGRLQVDQNTGSLTIRNTRIKHSGQYKVTIAREKTTTKKFNVTVTGVVGETGGVKSVSVTEGDSVTLQNHVPGVQRDDLIVWRFGDKGVLLAKIDVETKEISLNDADERFKGRLKLDQTGSLTIMNTRTEHAGVYELQIRGRESSQQFLVSVKAVPDPGWSPAAIVGIVTAVLSFLTAFVAGVVIYYRRKISDLKMHVVEEKSVADGDSVTLKTDTELQKVDEIQWYYIEDNNLIAEISGATRTCDGVDGRFRSKLVLDKKTGDLTINNIMLNHSGLYKLKISGKNKKTEKRFILTVNMRTVTAIVGEDVPLNTEIEVQTDDLLLWTFGAENNLVVKADSGTTSIGARFRERLVLDKTTGSLIMRNITTADSGHFKLQIINSKQSRFKRFNVTVTDSTENRVDESHGSIVLNPLLKGGQVQFDRHTSDSH